A window of Citrus sinensis cultivar Valencia sweet orange chromosome 7, DVS_A1.0, whole genome shotgun sequence contains these coding sequences:
- the LOC102629499 gene encoding disease resistance protein SUMM2-like: MRRTNQVQGWLSRVQTVELEVAELISDNAQEIEKLCLGGFCSKNCQSNYKFGKKVAKYLQVVATLKGEIFFEVVAERIPEPTVEERPIPQTLGLESTFDEVWRCLGEEHVGIIGLYGMGEVGKTTLLTRINNKFSNTPNGFDFVIWVVLSRDLQIDRLQENIARKIGLYDQSWKNKRLEIKAADIFKILSRKKFVLLLDDIWNRVDLEKLGIPPMNTNGSSKIVFTTRSAGGCGLMEAHRIFKVKCLEHKEAWELFQMKVGRETLESHLQIPELAEIVAKECDGLPLALITIGRAMAFKKTPQEWKDAIQVLRRSASEFPGMDEVYPLLKFSYDNLPNGKIKSCFLYCCLFPEDCDISKIDLIDCWIGEGFFDEYDRGYTIIGDLLRACLLEEVNDDNVKLHDVIRDMALWIASEVEKEKESFFVQAGARLTEAPETGKWQVIRRMSLMENQVQSLSKIPSCPSLITLFLNNNNLKVITDGFFQFMPSLKVLNLSNNQSLKQLPSGISRLVSLQHLNLSLTNIKELPEELKALVNLKCLNLDYTKSLCRIPRHLISNFSMLYILRIVDCHYFEEVENCEVLMEEVLLMENLNVLGINLTSSHALSKFLSSHRIQSYILHLRLELLEDSRSLNVLPLANIKNLESLGFRNCEKLEELKIEIGNIQQNVCVSQVHGFQFHSLYYVVVSDCNKLRNLSWLGLAPNLLTIDILRCPEIEEISGQYSGEVPEMMRNLNPFARLELLILKTLPKLKSIYPNALPFLHLKEIKVSNCPELKKLPLDFNSAKGHKIVIRGEESWWGELQWENQATQDVFLPCFRRF, encoded by the exons ATGAGACGGACGAACCAAGTGCAGGGATGGCTTTCGAGGGTGCAAACCGTAGAGCTTGAAGTAGCTGAATTGATATCAGACAACGCTCAggaaattgagaaattatgTC TTGGAGGCTTCTGTTCCAAGAACTGCCAATCAAACTACAAGTTCGGAAAAAAAGTGGCCAAATATTTGCAAGTTGTGGCTACTTTGAAgggtgaaattttttttgaagtggTGGCTGAGAGGATACCAGAACCCACAGTTGAAGAAAGGCCTATTCCGCAAACACTAGGCCTGGAATCGACATTTGATGAAGTTTGGAGATGCCTTGGAGAAGAGCATGTCGGAATTATTGGTCTGTATGGCATGGGGGAAGTTGGAAAAACTACCCTGCTGACCAGGATCAATAACAAGTTTTCCAACACCCCGAACGGCTTTGATTTTGTTATCTGGGTTGTTCTATCTAGAGACCTACAAATTGACAGGCTTCAGGAAAATATTGCAAGGAAAATAGGTCTGTATGACCAGTCATGGAAGAATAAAAGGCTTGAAATAAAAGCTGCtgacattttcaaaattttgagtcGGAAGAAGTTTGTATTATTGTTGGATGATATTTGGAATCGCGTTGACCTGGAGAAACTAGGTATCCCTCCTATGAATACAAATGGTTCATCCAAAATAGTGTTTACGACTCGTTCTGCTGGGGGTTGTGGGCTTATGGAAGCTCATAGGATTTTTAAAGTGAAGTGCTTAGAACACAAGGAAGCTTgggaattgttccaaatgaaGGTTGGGAGGGAAACACTTGAGAGTCACTTGCAAATTCCCGAGCTAGCTGAAATCGTGGCCAAAGAATGCGATGGCCTTCCACTTGCTCTCATTACCATTGGGCGAGCCATGGCTTTCAAGAAAACACCTCAAGAATGGAAGGACGCAATTCAGGTGTTAAGAAGATCTGCCTCTGAATTTCCAGGTATGGACGAAGTTTATCCTCTTTTAAAGTTCAGTTACGATAATTTACCAAATGGAAAGATTAAATCATGCTTCTTGTACTGCTGTTTATTTCCCGAAGACTGTGACATCAGTAAAATAGATTTGATAGATTGTTGGATTGGCGAAGGATTTTTCGATGAATACGATAGAGGATACACTATAATAGGTGATCTTCTTCGAGCATGTTTGTTAGAAGAAGTCAATGATGATAATGTAAAATTACATGATGTGATCCGTGATATGGCTTTGTGGATAGCTTCTGAAGTTGAAAAGGAGAAAGAGAGTTTTTTTGTTCAAGCAGGTGCTAGATTAACCGAAGCACCAGAAACTGGAAAATGGCAAGTGATCAGGAGAATGTCATTGATGGAAAATCAAGTTCAGAGTCTGTCAAAGATTCCTTCATGTCCTTCCTTGATAACTCTGTTtcttaataacaataatttaaaggtGATCACGGATGGTTTCTTCCAGTTTATGCCTTCTCtcaaggttttaaatttgtctAACAATCAGAGTTTAAAGCAATTACCGTCAGGAATTTCAAGATTGGTTTCACTGCAACATCTTAATCTATCGTTGACGAACATTAAAGAGTTGCCGGAAGAGTTAAAGGCGTTGGTAAATCTTAAATGTCTGAATTTGGACTACACAAAAAGCCTCTGCAGAATTCCCCGGCATCTAATATCTAATTTCTCAATGTTGTATATTTTGAGAATCGTCGACTGCCATTATTTCGAAGAAGTTGAAAATTGTGAAGTTCTGATGGAGGAAGTGCTTCTTATGGAGAACTTAAATGTTTTGGGCATCAACTTGACAAGTTCCCACGCactctcaaaatttttaagcTCCCACAGAATACAGAGCTACATTCTACATTTACGGCTAGAACTGTTGGAAGATTCAAGGTCGCTGAATGTTTTACCTTTAGCAAATATCAAGAATCTCGAGTCACTCGGTTTCagaaattgtgaaaaattggaagagttgaaaattgaaataggGAATATACAACAAAATGTGTGTGTTAGTCAAGTTCATGGTTTCCAATTCCACAGCCTTTACTACGTTGTCGTATCAGATTGCAATAAGCTGAGGAACTTGTCATGGCTTGGTCTTGCTCCAAACCTCTTGACGATTGACATCCTACGTTGCCCcgaaattgaagaaataagCGGACAATATTCCGGAGAAGTTCCAGAGATGATGAGAAATCTAAATCCATTTGCAAGACTGGAGCTTCTGATATTGAAAACTCTgccaaaattgaaaagcatATATCCGAATGCCTTGCCCTTCCTACATCTCAAGGAAATCAAGGTAAGTAACTGCCCGGAGCTTAAGAAACTTCCACTCGATTTCAACAGCGCAAAGGGgcataaaattgttattagaGGAGAGGAAAGTTGGTGGGGAGAGCTGCAATGGGAGAATCAAGCAACTCAAGATGTTTTTCTTCCATGCTTCCGACGTTTTTGA